A single region of the bacterium genome encodes:
- a CDS encoding tetratricopeptide repeat protein yields the protein MRKFLFFSLCATVLFGLTACTEGAEAGNKVDVGQILAAADTALADGRYDEAELDYRLVLSLGAVEEHLTRARTGLNSAVAERCYREAYRDFEDEQSLSMLMGPQQGMSQEQMSRAQLGLDIISSPLTSAGLAALNDGLAADPLHPGLNYLLGLTYARHGVMDKAEAQFTYCDKIAPDNWAGPRGLAQIYSQTGRMTEAMAEAEIALTRAATPADQMAAYEMLVQFSFNPANPEAYKTYLKEAKEKFPEYGDPLALEAMLVLLAGGATPDLTAGVPLAEEALAKPFLSESNRLTLVQNMAVLYAQLGRFDDALSLIEEHVRNGGRLSMALLQVISQVAIIQMSQ from the coding sequence ATGCGCAAATTTCTTTTCTTCTCCCTCTGTGCCACCGTCCTTTTCGGGCTCACCGCGTGCACCGAGGGGGCCGAGGCGGGGAACAAGGTGGACGTGGGTCAGATATTGGCCGCGGCCGACACCGCCCTGGCCGACGGGCGCTACGATGAGGCCGAGCTGGATTACCGACTCGTTCTGAGCCTGGGCGCCGTCGAAGAGCACCTGACCCGGGCCCGCACAGGACTCAACTCCGCCGTTGCCGAACGCTGCTACCGTGAGGCCTACCGGGATTTCGAGGACGAGCAGTCCCTCTCGATGCTCATGGGCCCGCAGCAGGGCATGAGCCAGGAGCAGATGAGCCGGGCGCAGCTCGGCCTCGACATCATCAGCTCGCCGCTGACCTCCGCGGGCCTGGCGGCCCTCAACGACGGTCTGGCGGCCGATCCGCTCCACCCGGGGTTGAACTACCTCCTGGGGCTCACCTACGCCCGGCACGGCGTCATGGACAAGGCGGAGGCGCAGTTCACCTACTGCGATAAAATCGCCCCCGACAACTGGGCCGGACCCCGGGGCCTGGCTCAGATTTACTCGCAGACCGGCCGGATGACCGAGGCCATGGCCGAGGCCGAGATAGCCTTGACCCGCGCCGCCACCCCCGCGGACCAGATGGCCGCCTACGAGATGCTCGTCCAGTTCAGCTTCAATCCCGCCAATCCCGAGGCCTACAAGACCTACCTGAAGGAGGCCAAGGAGAAGTTCCCCGAGTACGGCGACCCCCTGGCGCTGGAGGCGATGCTCGTCCTGCTCGCCGGGGGGGCGACCCCGGACCTGACCGCGGGGGTCCCCCTCGCCGAGGAGGCGCTGGCGAAGCCTTTCCTGAGCGAGAGTAACCGGCTGACGCTGGTGCAGAACATGGCGGTGCTCTACGCCCAGCTCGGGCGTTTCGATGACGCCCTGTCGCTCATCGAGGAGCATGTGCGCAACGGGGGGAGGCTCTCCATGGCCCTCCTGCAGGTTATCTCGCAGGTGGCGATTATCCAGATGTCCCAGTAG